The Lactiplantibacillus brownii genome contains the following window.
TATACGCTGATGATTCATGACGATAACTTAGAAAGTCTAGAACACGTCGATCAAGGGTTACTAGAGAAATATTCGCCAACCGAACAGCAAAAGATTACTCGCGCAGTCAAAGATCTACGGGCAATCATGGCCGTTAAGCAAGTCATTAAAACGCAATACCATGAAGTATTGAAAAGGGCCTTTCCCAAAGGCGATTTAGATGGATTGCCATTGATTAAACAGGAACAAGCCTATACAGCCGTGATGTACTATGATCCTGTTTTAAAGCCATGTCAGGCCGAAACGATTGAACAGTGGCAAGCAAACCCACCACAGGTTTTCAGCCTCCCAGAACATCAACAAGGACTAGCTTATTTATCGGGACAGCTGAGCTTAGATCAGTTAGAAAATCATCACTTACAACGGGTTTTAAAGCATGATGGTACTAAACAACTCTTTTTTGGCGAATGCAAAGCTGATCCGACGATTAAGAACAGTCAGATCGAGAAAATCCAAATGCAGTTAAAAGAGCAACAAGCCAAGGACGACCAGTATAGAAAAGCAAATATCGGACATTATCAACCACTGAACTACAAGCCAGTTAGTCCAGACTATTACTTAAAGACGGCCTTTAGTGACGCGATCATGACTGTTCTATATGCTCGTGATGAAGATTACCAACGGCAAAAACAGGCGCAAGGTTTAAAGGAGACTGAGTGGGAAATGACGAAAAAGCAGCGGCAACATCAAACCCGGAACCGGCATGAAGATGGGGGCATGCACTTGTAATCACAAAATTAGCGACTGGTTAATTGGTATGAATGGTAGCCCATAATGTATTTTATATTGAGAAAAATTTGGTACGTAGAGCGTGCTCGATTAGTTACGTATAGCTGCCAGCCTTGTGTATGGTCTATCAAAGAGACCAGGTAAACAAAACCTTTAAGCCGAAACCCTATTTTGAACTAAATGCTGAAATTCTTGCTAATCAGCAAAAATTCGTCGCAAAATTAGACCCCTATCAGCGATTTAAAGACGAAGCAGGGCTAATAACATTCATGCAAGCTAAACACGTTCAGAAAAGCTCACAGGCCGGTTTAATCAAGAACTTCCAAAAGCAAGGCAAGAAGCGTGCTAGTCCCCAACTATTCTCGCTATCCAGTCTCCAAAGTGCCATGAATAAACGTTATCACGCCAGCGCCAGCCAAACCTTAGCGGCTATTCAAAGCTTATACGAAGACAAACTGCTCAGTTATCCCCGCACCGATTGTGCTTATATCACTGATGAAGAATTTGATTATTTAGTGGCTAATCTGACGAAGTATCTGGGTTTGGTCTCTAAGCCAGTCGCTTTAACCAATACCACTCCGAACAAACGCTATGTTGATGGGAAAAAAGTTGAAGAACACTATGCCATTATTATGACTAAAGTCGTGCCAACGAAAGAGAAACTAGCCAGCTTGCCTAAATTACAGCAACAAGTCTATGACTTGGTTTTAAGAACCACATTAGCCATGTTTGCTGATCCGTACGAGTACGAGGAAACCACCATTATTACCCAAGTTGGTGACGCCAATTTTAAAGCAACCGGTAAGGTCCCAACTAAGCAAGGTTGGCAAGCTTTATTTGATGATCACAAAGCCGAACAGCAAGAAGCAGCAACTTTACCGCTCGTTCACCAAGGCGATCAAGTCCAAGCAAATCTGCAAACGCCGCAAAAAGAAACGACCCCGCCGGTACCATTTACCGAAGGTACCCTGATTACGGCCATGAAGACGGCCGGTAAAACGCTTGATGATGAAGCAGCCCAGGCGATTCTCAAAGACGTGCAAGGCATTGGAACAAGTGCGACCCGGGCAAATGTACTGGAAATATTAAAAAAACGCGGCTATCTCGTCACTGAAAAAAATAAGCTGCACGTCAGTGAAGCCGGGATAACATTATGTAAAGCGGTCGAACTCGAACCCTTGCTAACTAGTCCAGAAATGACGGCTAAATGGGAGCAAGCGTTACAGCAAATCAGTACCGAAGAACGCACCCCGGATAACTTTTTGAGCCAAATTAAGAACTTTGTGGCCAAGTTAATCGCTGATGTTCCCACACAATTAACCGGCAATGCAGCCATTAAGCAACAAATCAATCACCAACAGCAAGCGCAAAAAGTTGCCGAGGTGTTCTTAGAAACACCACAAGTAACTGTCATAAATAAACAAAAGTTTTACATTGTGAAACCCAAGCAAGGCGAGGACTTTACCCTACCCAAGAAATGGAGCAGCAAAACATCACGATTGAAGTATATCGGAATCATGGGAACCGGTTATGATGTCGTTGATATTTTACGCTCTCCTATTTACCTTGTAGACTCGATTATTGAGCACTGAGATAAAAATAAAACATAGTTTTTCCAAGATTATAAGGCAAACTATTTACATCCAGATAGCCGTATTAACCAGCTATCTAGATTGTAGTCTTTTTAATATCAGGGATATGGGATATCCAGCAAGATCGTGTTTTAAACTCACGTAATCGTTCACCTAAATGGCCAAATAATTGTCTGTATTAAAAGTCAGCTGTTGATAGCTCCTATAAATTTGAGATGGCCTTGGCTAATTAGTGAGTTCGGACTACTCCCTAACTGACCATTAGGTACCGGCAAGTCTAAATTTTCATAATACTGTTGCCATTCAGGCAAAACAGAGCCGTTAGGGCCAAATACCATTGGGGATAGATGAAATATATTTTCATCTTTAAATGCATTAACCACGTAGTCCGAACAGTAATATCCTGGCTGATCTAATCTGAAGCTCGGATTGTATGGTGCTTCTAACATGGACTTGGCTCGTTTTAGTATTTTGAGGGGATTTATTAAAGGGCTACTCTTCCGATAAACGTCAATCAATCCTTCTTCGGAAATAAATTGATCTAACGGTTGACGAATGCAACCATGGTCTTTGGTTGCATGGAGAACAAAAAAGTCAGTGCCTTCTTTTTCTACTATCCCGATATGGTAATAAGCTAGTGGCCGATCTAAAAACGTTTGTTTTGTGCCTCTAATGATCATCTCTGACAGTTTATTTTGTGCTTTTTTAACAAGTAACAGATCGCCTGTTTTCAAACTAATCAAAATTAGCAGTCTCCCTTCCATTATTCGAATTTTAGTAACCCTTTATTTTACTAATGGGTTACTAATAGCTATAATAACACTGTTTTTGAAAAATCCATACTTGGAGTGATCATATTGAAACGTAGTAACACCACAAGATTATTAACGTTATCTGCAATGATGGTAGCAATCTTAATTATATTAGGCCTCTTCCCTGGTATTCCGTTGGGATTTATTCCAGTACCTATCGTTTTACAAAACATGGGAGTGATGATGAGTGGTGAGTTGTTGGGACCTAGGTATGGGACCATCTCAGTATGTCTATTTTTATTATTAGCCTTCATCGGTATGCCCATACTTTCTGGTGGTAATGGTGGTATGGCTGTCTTTATTGGACCAACTGGCGGCTATCTTATAGCTTGGTTATTTACGCCATTACTAATTGGTCTATTAATTAATCGTTTTCAGATTTACAATAAGTCTTGGATATTTGAACTGCTCATTTTATTATTAGCCGGAGTGATTTTTATTGATTTGGTGGGTGCTATATGGCTCTCTTACCAGTCTCACATTACGCTGATTGCCGCTCTTATTTCAAACTTAGCATTTATACCAGGAGATCTTATTAAAAGTGCTTTAGCAGTTATTATTGTTCGCCGTATTAGAAAAGCAATGCATTTAAGCTTATTTTAGTTATTGTTTATCGCTATTTAATTAGGAGGTGGTTTGATGAAAAATAAATCAACCCAAGAAAAAGTGGTGTTAGAACTTTTGACTAATTTAGATACGTGGGTATCTGGTGACTATCTAGCTAAAAAGTTTCAAGTCAGTCGTGAAACCATCTGGAAGGCTATTAATAATTTAAAAAACAAACGAGATTATCCAATTGTTAGTCGTAAGAAACGTGGGTACATGCTTCATACAGCACCGTATTTAGAAGCCGACTTAATTAATATTTACAGCCATAAGCAATTAACAGATAATCTGCATGTCTTTAAAGAAGTTACATCAACCCAAGATTTAGCAAAGCAATTTTCTAGTAAGCACTGTATTACCAGGCCAACCGTTTTTGTTGCCGATAAGCAGACTAACGGTTATGGAAGACGAGGTCGCTCTTTTTATTCACCACCGACTACAGGCCTTTATCTCAGTATTATTCTGCCTAACCAACAACAAACTGTTATTCAACCCGGACTACTAACAACTGGGATTGCCGTGAGCATCACCCATGTGCTTGAAAAGTTTTATCCAAATAAAGAATTTCAGTTTAAATGGGTAAATGACATCTATCTAAATTATCATAAGGTGGGCGGAATTATTACGGAGTCCATTTTTGATCTTGAACTGGGGGCGGCCTCAGCTTTCATTGTTGGTGTGGGAATAAATTTAACAACTGTCAAGTTTCCAAAAGAGTTGGCAATCAAAGCCCAAGCTATCGATAATGACAATTCAGTTAACCGCAATCAATTAATTGCCGAAATAATCCAAGCAATTATAAACGGATTTTTAGACTATACGAACCCCCAACTATTGGCGGAGTACCGGAAAAAATCGATTGTTTTAGGAAAAGTGGTTTCTTTAAATACTGGGTCAGAAGTTATTCAGGGAGTTGCTCAGAAGATTGAAGATAATGGTGGTATAACCATTAAAAGGATAGATGGAACATTTCAAACCTTTACAAGCGGTGAAGTAATCAAAACTGGTTTTAAGTATAAAGGAGATCATATTGGATAGCTTAATTTATGGATTATGTGTTGATAATACGGGACGTTATGAGCACTACCACAATGATTTTGATATTGCCGCTTTAAACTGTAGCTACTATCGAAAGTGTTTTTCCTACTCTAAATAAGTTAATACTAGGGAAGGGCACCTGATTTAAAAAATGGAGTTTACTACAACTCATTTTTTAAACAGGTGCCCTTTTTTGAACATTATTTGAATAATTTTCCTAGTAATAGTTAATTATAAATGTAATTGCGTTTCATCGGCAATCCTGTACCACTAGGTGCATTCACTAATAAGTACTGAATAACATCTATATTGCCTGATTCGAAGGAAGCGGCACAAGCTTGTAAGTATAGACTCCACATTCGATCAAAACGTTCACCATATTTTTCGATGACTTGATTCCGAACCTTCTGATAGTTTTGGTACCAGATTTCCAATGTTTTTTGGTAATGGCGTCGTAAGGGTTCAATATCTGAAAATTGCAATTGGGCATCCATAATGTGCTTAATATTTTCAGCAACATTGGGAATGTATCCTCCTGGAAAGATGTATTGATTAATAAATGGATCCACACCAGCACCTTCATGTTGTCCAGTAATGCCGTGAATCAATGCTTGTCCTCCTGGGGCCAAAAATTCTTGAACCTTTTTAAAATATAGTCCTAAGTTTTCTTTACCAACATGTTCAAACATGCCCACAGATGTTACGTAATCGTATTGACCAGATACTTCACGATAGTCTTCCAATATTACGTGGACCTGATTTTCTAAGTGTCGTTCCTTTATTTGTGATTGTGTATAGTTATATTGTTCTTGGCTCAAGGTAATACCTGTTGCATCTAGTCCAAACTCTTCAGCAGCCATGAATAATAAAGTTCCCCATCCACTACCAATATCCAATAGTTTACGACCAGGATTAGTGGCTAGCTTACGTAAGATATACCGGACCTTGTTCAATTGTGCTTGTTTCAAAGTGTCGGATTCTTTCTCAAAATAAGCACAAGAATAGGTCATTGTGTCATCTAACCATAGCTTATAAAAATCGTTACCTATGTCATAATGTTTTTGAATATCTTTTTCACTATTTTTTTCAGAATGCGATATTTTGGGTAAGTGTTTTAAGAATGAATTATGAGTTAAAAAACTGTCTTTTTTCCGGTAAGCCGATGCGATTAATGTTTGTATACTTCCATCAATCTCTATGTCACCATTCATATAAGCCTCACCTAGAACCAAGGTAGGCTGACTGGTTAGCGATTTAATTGGAATTTCGTGTTTAAATTGTACCTTAATTTCAGGAACTCCAGCGCCATATTTTTCTTTTTTCCCATTCCAATAAGTTACTTCAATCGTTATGTCGAATGCTTTACTGAATAATTCCTTGTAAACCACTTTGTCTAGCACAAATATCCCTCCATTAAAAAAATAAATTATATAACTAAAATATCATATACAAAAATACGTAATAATTTTCCTATAGATCCTGATTTTTCTGAATAAGACGTCTTGCTAAAAACCAAAACAAAACCGATTGAGTCGCACTATACTGTATAAGCATAGTAGATGTGGGTTCTAAACTAATATTGGCTACAGGGGGCATTTTTATTGTTTCTTGAGAACTCTGGTTATTAAATATTTTTACAAAGTTATCATAGCCTTCTGCAGGTGAAGTATCCGCAAGAATTAGTCGCAATCCTTGCTCTATTTCTGATAGTGAGAATACATTTTTAAATACACCGACCACAATTGCTCCTGCCAAATGTTTTCGTGCATATCTCTTCTTGATTGGAGCCTCAATAATCCCTGCTTTAAAATAATTATGCATCATTGTCTTGGTAATTTTTTCCTCAATCATGGGTTCAACAAAAGAATTGGTGATGTCTAATAATTGATCCAAATGTAAATTGAAGCTTGGTAATTCGCTCCATAACGGTAATCTCGGGAAATTATTTTTAGCGAAAGGCAACTTAGTCATCCTCCTTGCACAGAAATATTAATCAATCTGAACTGCAATTCCAATTAGCCCTGGGCCTGTGTGTACACATAATGCTGGGGAAACATCACCAGTATAAATGGTATGTTTTGGAAAGCTATTTCTAAGTTCGGTTAGTACATGACTTGAAATCGCTTTGTCATTGCCCTGAACGACTGCAAGCCTAAAACTTTCGTTTGTTGAAGCATCTTCGATAGCCAGCTTTAATAACCTTGAAATTGCTTTCTTTTCAGAACGAGCTTTTGCTACTGGGTAATATATGCCATCTGAGTCGCACGATATGACTGGTTTAATATTTAAAACTGATCCCACCATCCCAGCCACTTTGCCAATCCTACCGCCAATTCTAAGATATTTTAATGTTGCAATATAAAAATAGACTTTACTTTTTAGCACGGACTGTTGAACTCGCTTAGTGATTTCTTGGTAATCATAATTAGCATTAATTAAGTCTTCTGCGTATGCTGCAATCAATCCACTACCAATACCAATACTTTTTGAATCAATAACTGTTATGATTGCGTTATTGACATTTTCAGAAGCTATTTTAAAAACCTTATTTGTAACTGATAAGCCGCTGGAGATTGTAATAGCAATGATTTTTTTATAACCTCGTTGCTGCAATTTTTTGATATATTGTGATACCAGTCCAAGAGTTGGACTAGCTGTTTTAGGAATATAACCATCTTCAATTAGTTGATACACTTCCTGAGGTTGAATAGTCACACGATCCAGATACTCGTGGTTGTTTGCTGTCACAACTAAGGGAACAACTTCAACATTTACTTGATTTTTTATTTCCGCGGGAATATCTGATGCGGAATCGACTAATAGTCCAATTTTTTTCATTTTCCCTCCATATAGTCTTGATAACCTTATAAATAGTATTCTACACTATATTATGAGGCTGTCAATACTACTATTATTCCATGATAGATTTTTGAAGTTGGCTTCTGATTATAACTTTCTACGGTGTGAGTCGCGTAGACCTGTAAATTCAAACCATCCACATAAACAAATGGGAAAGAGCAACTAACAAAATTGCGCCTACAGAGGACACCTTAGTACTGGAAAAATCAAAGCAGCTCAAGTTTTCAAGACTGATCAAATTAAACTTTCTATTTGCCATTTTTAAACAATAAAACACGCCAAGCTATTGTCATGGGAACAATAACTTGGTGTGTTTAAGTGTGTGAAAAGTACAAACGAGAGCGTAAAATATCTTGTGTAAATGCATAAAAGATTTCTGAATTGTATAGAAATAGGGAATGCCTTCCCTTATGATATTTAGTAACCACAGAAAACATCACAGGAGGCATTCCCCATGAATGAACTTACCACAGAAATTATCGCTGCACTAGCCCAAAAGCAAGATTTGGACGAAGTTTTTCGTCACCACCTCGAAATTGCGATTAACCAGCTGCTTCAAACCGAATTGGCAGAGTTTTTGGGTTACGAACGCTACTCATACGCTGGGATTAACACTGGTAATAACCGCAACGGCAGTTATGAGCGCTCGTTTGATACGAAGTACGGCCAACTTAACTTAACCATTCCTCGAGATCGCAATGGCCGGTTTGAAAATCATACCTTGCCAGCCTACGGTCGGCACAGTGATAATTTAGAAACAACGGTCATTCAGTTGTATACCAAGGGAATTACCACTGCTGAAATTGCCGAACTCATTGAGAAAATGTACGGTGCTCACTACTCCAAAGCCACGGTTTCCAACATGACTAAAGCCGTCAATGAACAGGTTCAAGCTTTCCAGCAATCACAATATGCGGCCATCTTCTTAGATGCCACTTACTTGCCGTTAAAGCGGGATACCGTTCAAAAAGAAGCCGTTCATATTGCGATTGGCATTCGTCCAGATGGTACGAAAGAAGTGCTGAACTACCAAGTGGCGCCAACGGAATCGACTGGAATCTGGACTGAACTGCTGGGAACCTTGATCAAGCAGGGCGTTAAAGATGTGCTGTTGTTTGTGGGGGTTAGTTGGTTTGGATGAAGGCTTGAATCGGCATTTTCCTAAAGCCAAACGACAACGTTGCCTGGTTCATGTTGGGCGGAATCTGATGAACAAAGTTCGCGTAAAAGACCGCAAGGCCGTGATCAGTGACTTTAAACAAGTTCATCGGGCCGCCAACCGTGAAGCAGCCGAACTGAAACTGAATGAGTTCGCCAACAACTGGCATCAGACCTATCCCAAATTAATCAAAGATCTGCTTAAAATGCCGAATTTACTCACTTTCATGGACTTTCCACCAGCTATCCGGCAATCACTATACTCCACTAACCTGATTGAGAACTTTAATAAGCATCTCAAGCGCACCACCCACCACAAAGAACAATTTCCAACGGAAGATTCACTGGATCGCTTCCTGGTTTCTCAGTTTAATGTTTATGGTAGATTGCAAATTTAATCCGAATTTTTGGACAAATTTGTCAGCATAACCCGATACGGTGTTTGCCAGTCGAGTATTTTAAGCGGTCGCTGGTTAATTTAGAGTAACGTCGTCGTTAAATCTTGAGCACTAATGTGCTCAAAACGAGTCCCTTTAGGATAAAAATAACGTAAATTCCGATTAAAGCGTTCATTACTACCACGTTCAGCTGGCGTATAAGCATGGCAGTAATAGGTCTTAATACCATATTGTGATTCAAGTGATACTAGCCCACTAAACTCAGTGCCACGGTCCACAGTAAAGCTGTGCACCGGACCATTAAAAGTGGTTAGGAACTTAGTTAGTGCTTCATTAACAGTCGCTGTCGTCCGATCTTTTAACCGGTATGCCCAAAGGAACCGTGATTTGCGATCGATTAAAGTTAATAAAACTGCCTTACTATGCCCACGAGGACCAACGACTGTATCTAGTTCAAAATCGCCGATGCGATTACGTTGATTAATCATCATGGGACGCTGTTCAATTGATCGCCCCAAAGATTGATTATATTTGGATCGTTGGTCAACGTTACGCCGTTGGCGTACGCCATGTTCAGGTAGATCATTCAAGGAGAAACCAATTCTCCCCTGATTTAGCCAATTATAAATAGATTTAGTAGCTAGTTTAAATTCGTGAGCAATCATTCCTGGTGACCAGCTTAGACGTAAATGGTTGAGAATTTTTTGCTTTAACTCATCGCTCAGCTTAGTTTTCCGACCACATCGTGATCGCTTGTATTCGGCATCTGTTTGTGCTAATTCAGCCTGATAAGGTTGACATCGAGATAATTCATAAGAAATTGTTGACGGTGATCGGTTCAGCCGAACGCCCATTTGGATATTGGACAGCCCTAGTTCACAAAAGGTTTCGATTTTAATTCGTTCGGAATAGGTTATACTAGACAAAAGATCAGCTCCTAAAAGATGGGTTTGTGGTAAACACCATTTTAAAGGAAGCTGATCTTTTTTGTCCGAACAGCGTTCGGATTAATTTTACAATCTACCTACAATTTAACAAGTCTCACCAAAATTGT
Protein-coding sequences here:
- a CDS encoding YiiX/YebB-like N1pC/P60 family cysteine hydrolase, which translates into the protein MISLKTGDLLLVKKAQNKLSEMIIRGTKQTFLDRPLAYYHIGIVEKEGTDFFVLHATKDHGCIRQPLDQFISEEGLIDVYRKSSPLINPLKILKRAKSMLEAPYNPSFRLDQPGYYCSDYVVNAFKDENIFHLSPMVFGPNGSVLPEWQQYYENLDLPVPNGQLGSSPNSLISQGHLKFIGAINS
- a CDS encoding biotin transporter BioY — translated: MMVAILIILGLFPGIPLGFIPVPIVLQNMGVMMSGELLGPRYGTISVCLFLLLAFIGMPILSGGNGGMAVFIGPTGGYLIAWLFTPLLIGLLINRFQIYNKSWIFELLILLLAGVIFIDLVGAIWLSYQSHITLIAALISNLAFIPGDLIKSALAVIIVRRIRKAMHLSLF
- a CDS encoding biotin--[acetyl-CoA-carboxylase] ligase is translated as MKNKSTQEKVVLELLTNLDTWVSGDYLAKKFQVSRETIWKAINNLKNKRDYPIVSRKKRGYMLHTAPYLEADLINIYSHKQLTDNLHVFKEVTSTQDLAKQFSSKHCITRPTVFVADKQTNGYGRRGRSFYSPPTTGLYLSIILPNQQQTVIQPGLLTTGIAVSITHVLEKFYPNKEFQFKWVNDIYLNYHKVGGIITESIFDLELGAASAFIVGVGINLTTVKFPKELAIKAQAIDNDNSVNRNQLIAEIIQAIINGFLDYTNPQLLAEYRKKSIVLGKVVSLNTGSEVIQGVAQKIEDNGGITIKRIDGTFQTFTSGEVIKTGFKYKGDHIG
- a CDS encoding SAM-dependent methyltransferase; translated protein: MLDKVVYKELFSKAFDITIEVTYWNGKKEKYGAGVPEIKVQFKHEIPIKSLTSQPTLVLGEAYMNGDIEIDGSIQTLIASAYRKKDSFLTHNSFLKHLPKISHSEKNSEKDIQKHYDIGNDFYKLWLDDTMTYSCAYFEKESDTLKQAQLNKVRYILRKLATNPGRKLLDIGSGWGTLLFMAAEEFGLDATGITLSQEQYNYTQSQIKERHLENQVHVILEDYREVSGQYDYVTSVGMFEHVGKENLGLYFKKVQEFLAPGGQALIHGITGQHEGAGVDPFINQYIFPGGYIPNVAENIKHIMDAQLQFSDIEPLRRHYQKTLEIWYQNYQKVRNQVIEKYGERFDRMWSLYLQACAASFESGNIDVIQYLLVNAPSGTGLPMKRNYIYN
- a CDS encoding DUF1836 domain-containing protein, giving the protein MPFAKNNFPRLPLWSELPSFNLHLDQLLDITNSFVEPMIEEKITKTMMHNYFKAGIIEAPIKKRYARKHLAGAIVVGVFKNVFSLSEIEQGLRLILADTSPAEGYDNFVKIFNNQSSQETIKMPPVANISLEPTSTMLIQYSATQSVLFWFLARRLIQKNQDL
- a CDS encoding DegV family protein: MKKIGLLVDSASDIPAEIKNQVNVEVVPLVVTANNHEYLDRVTIQPQEVYQLIEDGYIPKTASPTLGLVSQYIKKLQQRGYKKIIAITISSGLSVTNKVFKIASENVNNAIITVIDSKSIGIGSGLIAAYAEDLINANYDYQEITKRVQQSVLKSKVYFYIATLKYLRIGGRIGKVAGMVGSVLNIKPVISCDSDGIYYPVAKARSEKKAISRLLKLAIEDASTNESFRLAVVQGNDKAISSHVLTELRNSFPKHTIYTGDVSPALCVHTGPGLIGIAVQID